In a single window of the uncultured Dysgonomonas sp. genome:
- a CDS encoding GNAT family N-acetyltransferase, whose translation MNITYKNTKEFTPQELQNLFLSVEWSSGNYPDKLAVAMQNSSTVFSAWDENKLIGLISIMDDSIMNAYIHYLLVNPEYHAKGIGKRLVTMTTNHYKEYLRIILIAYDKETGFYKNCGFEVGENKTPMFITSLWT comes from the coding sequence ATGAACATCACGTACAAAAACACGAAAGAATTCACTCCTCAGGAACTACAAAATCTCTTCCTCTCAGTAGAATGGTCGTCAGGCAACTACCCTGACAAATTAGCTGTTGCCATGCAAAATTCATCGACTGTATTTTCTGCCTGGGACGAAAATAAACTGATCGGCTTAATCAGTATCATGGATGACTCTATTATGAATGCCTATATCCATTATCTGCTGGTAAATCCTGAGTATCATGCCAAAGGGATCGGCAAAAGACTTGTAACCATGACAACCAATCACTACAAAGAGTATCTCCGCATTATTCTCATCGCTTATGACAAAGAGACGGGATTTTATAAAAATTGCGGATTTGAAGTCGGCGAAAACAAAACCCCTATGTTTATCACTTCTCTGTGGACATAA